A single Verrucomicrobiota bacterium DNA region contains:
- the hisS gene encoding histidine--tRNA ligase — MERLPGFRDFYPEPLPHPDLWSADARQYVFEKWRATARRYGFREYDGPPLEPLELFTTKSGDEIVGQLYNFSDKGGRNVALRPEMTPTLARMVAAHERSYKKPIKWFAIPQLFRYERQQKGRLREHFQFNADIVGESDPAADAELIALLIDTLRSCGLTPKDFVIRLSSRNAWQQFFNERCKDESKAYGFYQLIDKLDREDPAQSTTKLAALGVSIDEVNAFIKSGKPTVELDAIMNNLTARGLRDFVKVDYHVIRGLAYYTGVVFEAFDVQGDFRAIAGGGRYDNLVKVISGGKVNLPALGFGMGDVVLLELLHARKLLPEFHAALGAFVTIEDENLRPESLKLVQDLRAAGFAVDYSLTPANPDKQFKRAQELKALRLVRLARDPDGRMVAKIRDLKTREETAVTPAEVAAWLVNAPA, encoded by the coding sequence ATGGAACGCTTACCCGGCTTTCGCGATTTTTATCCCGAACCGCTCCCGCACCCCGACCTCTGGAGCGCGGACGCCCGCCAATATGTTTTTGAAAAGTGGCGCGCGACCGCGCGGCGCTACGGCTTTCGCGAATACGACGGCCCGCCGCTGGAGCCGCTGGAACTTTTCACCACCAAGAGCGGCGATGAAATCGTCGGCCAGCTCTACAACTTCAGCGACAAGGGAGGACGCAACGTGGCACTGCGCCCGGAAATGACACCCACCCTGGCGCGCATGGTCGCCGCCCATGAGCGGAGCTACAAGAAACCCATCAAGTGGTTCGCCATCCCGCAACTCTTCCGCTACGAGCGCCAGCAGAAAGGCCGGTTGCGCGAACATTTCCAGTTTAATGCCGACATCGTCGGAGAGAGCGACCCGGCAGCCGACGCCGAACTCATCGCCCTGCTGATTGATACGCTTCGTTCCTGTGGGCTGACCCCGAAGGATTTTGTGATTCGCCTCAGCAGCCGCAATGCGTGGCAGCAATTCTTCAACGAACGTTGCAAAGACGAATCCAAAGCTTACGGATTCTACCAGCTCATCGACAAACTGGACCGCGAAGACCCGGCGCAATCCACCACCAAGCTGGCGGCCCTTGGCGTCTCCATCGACGAAGTGAACGCGTTCATCAAGTCCGGCAAACCGACCGTGGAACTCGATGCCATCATGAACAATCTCACGGCGCGTGGACTGCGTGACTTTGTCAAAGTGGATTATCACGTCATTCGCGGCCTGGCCTACTACACCGGTGTCGTTTTTGAGGCGTTCGATGTTCAGGGCGATTTCCGCGCCATCGCCGGTGGTGGTCGTTACGACAATCTCGTCAAGGTCATCAGCGGCGGCAAAGTCAATCTGCCTGCGTTGGGATTCGGCATGGGCGACGTAGTTCTGCTGGAATTGCTGCACGCTCGCAAGCTGTTGCCGGAGTTTCACGCGGCCCTGGGCGCTTTTGTTACAATCGAGGATGAGAACCTCCGGCCTGAATCGCTGAAACTGGTGCAAGACCTGCGGGCCGCCGGATTCGCCGTGGATTATTCGCTGACGCCCGCTAATCCGGACAAGCAATTCAAGCGCGCCCAGGAATTGAAAGCTCTGCGCCTGGTCAGACTTGCACGCGATCCGGACGGTCGCATGGTGGCGAAGATTCGGGATCTAAAGACCCGCGAAGAAACAGCCGTTACGCCGGCCGAGGTGGCGGCCTGGTTGGTCAACGCTCCAGCCTGA
- a CDS encoding integration host factor subunit beta has product MSLTKRDLVVRISNETGLVQQQVLDVVQKTLDYIAEAATTGQKVELRNFGVFEVKIRKARVGRNPNAPETDVPIPRRAVVKFKPGKEMREAVLKIPPPPQ; this is encoded by the coding sequence ATGAGCCTGACAAAGCGCGACTTGGTAGTACGCATCAGCAATGAAACTGGATTGGTGCAGCAACAGGTGCTGGACGTGGTCCAGAAGACACTCGATTACATCGCCGAAGCCGCGACCACGGGGCAGAAGGTGGAGTTGCGCAACTTCGGGGTGTTTGAGGTCAAGATCCGCAAGGCTCGCGTCGGTCGCAACCCGAACGCGCCGGAAACCGATGTTCCCATTCCGCGCCGTGCGGTCGTGAAATTCAAACCTGGCAAGGAAATGCGGGAAGCCGTCCTCAAGATCCCGCCGCCGCCGCAATAA
- a CDS encoding quinone-dependent dihydroorotate dehydrogenase produces the protein MSWLYRCLIRPALFAQDSESVHDRTLHALAWASRHELVSDAVASFFSAPNLPIELFGLTFPNPVGLAAGMDKNAVAVPIWSSLGFGFSELGGVTWHAQMGNPAPRLFRAIADEALVNRMGFNNAGAQAIARKLADWRATNRWPDHPIGLNLGKSKITPLAQAAEDYAGSLRVLWPHGDFFVVNVSSPNTPNLRQLQDKAALDEILSALQEVNATQSRTTATARVPKPILIKIAPDLSFEAMDEILELVGPRQIAGIVATNTTITRPETSDAKLQRIYAEAGGLSGRPLRARSTEVIRHLYRQTHGKLPLIGVGGIFTAAEAWEKIAAGASLVQIYTGLVYRGPGIAREIVAGLCERLASAGFTELRQAVGCEEG, from the coding sequence GTGAGCTGGCTCTATCGCTGTCTAATCCGCCCCGCCTTGTTTGCGCAGGATTCCGAATCCGTTCACGATCGCACTTTGCACGCGCTGGCTTGGGCGAGCCGGCATGAACTGGTTTCTGATGCAGTCGCTTCATTCTTCAGCGCGCCCAATTTGCCGATCGAGCTGTTCGGTCTGACATTTCCAAATCCGGTCGGGCTGGCAGCGGGTATGGACAAGAATGCCGTGGCCGTGCCGATTTGGTCGTCGCTTGGGTTTGGCTTCAGCGAATTGGGCGGCGTGACCTGGCACGCGCAAATGGGCAATCCTGCACCGCGCCTGTTCCGCGCCATCGCCGATGAAGCGCTTGTCAATCGCATGGGCTTCAACAACGCCGGCGCGCAAGCCATCGCGCGAAAGCTGGCGGACTGGCGGGCCACGAACCGCTGGCCGGACCATCCGATCGGCCTCAACCTCGGCAAATCGAAGATCACTCCGCTCGCCCAAGCGGCGGAAGATTATGCCGGATCGTTGCGCGTGCTTTGGCCGCACGGTGACTTTTTTGTGGTGAATGTGAGTTCGCCCAACACGCCCAACCTGCGACAACTCCAGGACAAGGCGGCACTCGATGAAATTTTGAGCGCGCTTCAGGAAGTCAACGCCACGCAAAGCCGGACCACGGCCACCGCACGCGTTCCCAAGCCGATTCTGATCAAGATTGCTCCCGATCTTTCCTTTGAAGCAATGGATGAGATTCTGGAGCTGGTAGGACCGCGGCAGATTGCGGGGATCGTGGCCACGAACACGACCATCACTCGACCTGAAACCAGCGATGCGAAGTTGCAGCGCATTTACGCCGAAGCGGGCGGCCTGAGCGGGCGTCCATTGCGCGCCCGCAGCACGGAAGTGATTCGTCACCTGTATCGGCAAACGCACGGCAAGTTGCCGCTCATCGGTGTCGGCGGGATTTTCACGGCGGCGGAAGCGTGGGAAAAAATCGCGGCCGGCGCCTCGCTGGTTCAGATTTATACCGGTCTGGTTTATCGCGGGCCGGGTATCGCCAGGGAAATTGTCGCTGGTTTGTGTGAACGATTGGCCTCGGCAGGTTTCACGGAACTGCGACAGGCGGTTGGTTGCGAGGAGGGATGA
- a CDS encoding HEAT repeat domain-containing protein: MKKRLFILLSVLTVCALFGILLMRFSSDAVLARSVSQWSMDLNSPDVRVRDQAARHLRELDPKGLSALTNLLNAKDSMLRRICLPLARRLPPGLRLKIYQMLKPVSAPTVRAVAARALGTIGPPAGEAIPALGRALRDKDRTVVWEAATALGHVGKDSVSTLVSALKDEAPTTRHASVYALGLIRSDAGAAVPELISMLNDPDANVRGSTVDTLAKIGGPAVPALIEIVKQPDKSRRELAAKALAAMGVTAEDALPALLKMIQDQDASLRRLAIELIGAIWPWEKETVLALTERLKDPDQEVRLAVAKVLTQLYDKAQPAVPPLSEALNDESAPVREQAARALGNVGPTAKLAVPALTRLLEDREDSVRAAATEALKNIIPGVTQASPAK; the protein is encoded by the coding sequence GTGAAAAAACGTCTTTTCATTCTTCTGTCCGTGCTGACCGTTTGCGCGTTGTTCGGAATTTTGCTCATGCGCTTCAGTTCGGATGCTGTCCTGGCCAGGTCGGTCAGCCAATGGAGCATGGATTTGAATTCCCCGGACGTCCGCGTTCGCGATCAAGCGGCCAGACATCTGCGCGAACTTGATCCCAAGGGCTTGTCGGCCCTGACGAATTTGCTCAACGCAAAGGATTCAATGCTTCGCAGGATTTGCTTGCCCCTAGCCCGCCGTCTGCCGCCCGGGTTGCGCTTGAAGATCTATCAGATGCTCAAGCCGGTTTCGGCGCCCACGGTCCGCGCGGTTGCGGCGCGGGCGCTGGGCACTATAGGACCGCCGGCAGGAGAAGCCATCCCAGCACTGGGCCGGGCATTGCGTGACAAGGACCGGACGGTGGTTTGGGAAGCGGCGACTGCTCTGGGCCATGTGGGGAAGGATTCCGTTTCCACACTGGTCAGCGCTCTGAAGGACGAAGCCCCCACCACGCGTCACGCCTCAGTTTACGCCTTGGGGTTGATCCGGTCTGACGCTGGCGCTGCAGTTCCTGAACTCATCTCGATGTTGAATGACCCGGACGCGAACGTGCGCGGCTCCACGGTTGACACGCTTGCGAAGATTGGCGGACCAGCCGTCCCCGCGCTGATTGAAATCGTCAAACAACCGGATAAATCCCGCCGCGAGCTGGCCGCCAAAGCCCTCGCCGCGATGGGAGTGACTGCGGAGGATGCACTTCCCGCGCTGCTGAAAATGATTCAGGACCAGGACGCTTCACTCCGCCGACTGGCCATTGAACTGATCGGCGCCATCTGGCCCTGGGAAAAGGAAACTGTTCTCGCGCTGACCGAAAGGCTTAAAGACCCGGATCAGGAAGTTCGTCTGGCCGTGGCCAAAGTTTTGACCCAGCTTTACGACAAAGCCCAACCCGCCGTGCCACCATTGAGTGAAGCCTTGAATGACGAGTCCGCCCCCGTTCGCGAACAAGCCGCTCGGGCTCTGGGCAACGTTGGCCCAACCGCCAAACTTGCCGTTCCGGCTCTGACGCGGCTTCTGGAGGATCGGGAGGATTCCGTCCGTGCGGCGGCGACTGAAGCGTTGAAGAACATCATCCCTGGTGTGACGCAGGCGTCGCCGGCGAAATGA
- the shc gene encoding squalene--hopene cyclase, translating into MVTSTQDGRLGNAPAQQDLGFRPLIDLETAIRRSQNYLLKEQKPEGFWIGELMVDSTIVSDTIAYHHWNGKVDKEWQRKAINHIFSMQLPEGGWNIYYGGPAEVNATIKAYLALKLAGVRVTDPRMLRAREVALYLGGVPRMNTFSKLYLALLGLFPWDYVPTIPSEVILIGKWFHVNFHEMSSWSRSMIVPLSIINHFKPTRPLDPPVTLDELYPKGLDERGLALAPDPERITWRNFFLWLDRLHKFVENNNLRPFRKLALKKAERWMLERFEGSNGLAAIFPAMLNSLIALKVLGYADDHPQVRRVEQELKNLEHETADTVRIEPCLSPVWDTAIVANALSESGVAPDHPALKRACEWLMTKEIRFRGDWYYKNPANVEPSGWVFEFENKWNPDVDDTAMVLLALRKVPTDDPARRDACFRRGLTWMLTFQCKDGGWAAFDKDCTKSILEKVPFADHNAMLDPECADITARILELLGYENYSLDHPQVKKAIQFIHEHQEEDGSWYGRWGVNYIYGTWQVLRGLRALNMNMQKRWLLKARDWLESVQHEDGGWGERCNTYDDPVFKGSGPSTASQTAWAVMGLCAFDDPQRPSLVRGIQYLIQTQNHDGSWTELETTGTGFPRVFYLKYDMYRNSWPLLALATYHQLWKRNMASADAHVNGALQQLPEDLQQPAAQRS; encoded by the coding sequence ATGGTTACGTCCACTCAAGACGGCCGGTTGGGGAATGCGCCGGCGCAACAAGACTTAGGATTTCGGCCCCTGATCGATCTGGAAACCGCGATCCGGCGGTCGCAGAATTATTTGCTCAAGGAGCAAAAGCCGGAAGGGTTTTGGATTGGAGAACTGATGGTGGATTCCACCATCGTCTCCGACACCATTGCGTATCATCATTGGAACGGCAAGGTGGACAAGGAATGGCAGCGCAAGGCCATCAACCACATCTTTTCCATGCAACTGCCGGAGGGCGGCTGGAATATTTATTATGGCGGCCCGGCGGAGGTCAATGCCACCATCAAGGCGTATCTGGCGCTGAAACTCGCCGGCGTCCGGGTGACTGATCCACGGATGCTGCGCGCGCGGGAGGTGGCGCTTTATCTCGGCGGCGTACCGCGCATGAACACCTTCTCAAAACTTTACCTGGCGTTGCTTGGCCTGTTTCCGTGGGATTACGTCCCCACTATTCCCAGCGAGGTCATCCTCATCGGCAAATGGTTTCACGTGAACTTCCACGAGATGAGTTCGTGGAGCCGGTCGATGATCGTGCCCCTCTCCATCATCAACCATTTCAAGCCCACCCGCCCGCTGGATCCGCCCGTCACCCTGGATGAATTGTATCCCAAGGGACTTGATGAACGGGGATTGGCCCTGGCGCCCGATCCCGAACGCATCACTTGGCGGAATTTCTTCCTCTGGCTCGACCGGCTGCACAAATTTGTGGAGAATAACAATCTGCGGCCGTTCCGGAAGCTGGCCCTGAAGAAGGCCGAGCGCTGGATGCTCGAACGTTTCGAAGGATCGAATGGGCTGGCCGCCATTTTCCCCGCCATGCTCAATTCGCTCATCGCGCTGAAGGTCCTGGGCTACGCCGACGATCACCCCCAGGTCCGGCGCGTCGAGCAGGAACTCAAAAACCTGGAACATGAAACGGCCGACACTGTGCGCATCGAACCCTGCTTGTCCCCGGTGTGGGACACCGCCATTGTGGCGAACGCCCTGAGCGAATCTGGAGTGGCTCCCGATCACCCTGCGCTGAAGCGCGCGTGCGAATGGCTCATGACCAAGGAAATCCGGTTTCGCGGCGATTGGTATTACAAGAATCCCGCCAACGTCGAACCGAGCGGCTGGGTCTTTGAATTTGAAAACAAATGGAACCCGGACGTGGACGACACCGCAATGGTCTTGCTGGCGCTTCGCAAGGTGCCCACGGACGATCCCGCCCGACGCGACGCCTGCTTCCGTCGCGGTCTGACCTGGATGCTGACCTTTCAGTGCAAGGACGGCGGTTGGGCGGCGTTCGACAAGGATTGCACCAAGAGCATCCTGGAAAAAGTTCCGTTCGCCGATCACAACGCCATGCTCGACCCGGAATGCGCCGACATCACCGCGCGCATTCTGGAACTGCTCGGTTACGAGAACTACAGCCTTGACCATCCACAGGTGAAAAAGGCGATTCAGTTTATTCATGAGCATCAGGAGGAAGACGGCTCGTGGTACGGGCGTTGGGGCGTGAACTACATTTACGGGACCTGGCAGGTCTTGCGCGGCCTGCGCGCGTTGAACATGAACATGCAGAAGCGGTGGCTGCTCAAGGCGCGGGATTGGCTGGAGAGCGTCCAGCACGAAGACGGCGGTTGGGGCGAGCGCTGCAACACCTACGATGATCCGGTTTTCAAAGGGAGCGGGCCCAGCACCGCTTCGCAAACGGCCTGGGCGGTGATGGGCCTCTGCGCGTTCGACGATCCGCAGCGGCCCAGTCTGGTGCGTGGAATTCAATACCTGATTCAAACCCAAAACCACGACGGTTCGTGGACTGAACTGGAAACGACCGGCACCGGTTTCCCGCGGGTGTTTTATTTGAAGTACGACATGTATCGAAACAGTTGGCCACTCCTGGCCCTGGCCACCTACCATCAATTATGGAAGCGCAATATGGCCAGCGCCGATGCGCACGTCAACGGCGCGTTACAACAATTGCCCGAAGATCTGCAGCAACCGGCGGCGCAACGCTCCTAG